One Kryptolebias marmoratus isolate JLee-2015 linkage group LG21, ASM164957v2, whole genome shotgun sequence DNA segment encodes these proteins:
- the dlec1 gene encoding deleted in lung and esophageal cancer protein 1 isoform X1 → MEEPEPDVSRSADRHEPTTGKSQDISQILADTFKNTYTRDIIGKDTLSNLDQTKTGQSSYREEHAEELRRARSDYQRRVAEADMLESSITQALAQAAAKEGRAYKELTENVGDFSDHPGLFTVKSAFWCPDEDLLRRNNLISPRDYLPTQKPRSRAPAAVKSSLVKPTLAYVTHTSRDLQDGGLAPNPKRTMLETGGLDVSLTFDSSSDIQTTRGTPEEKPNRIKSRPKRSDPSLRGPRFLPALAHQGPKARPKRERKASEDPRNSPADERAPVFQAKPQVIIFSDYAVGQVYESTLELTNVTNASCHVRVVPPATPYFSIGLGRFPGDGGVVAPGLSCRYTLRFTPDSLGNYEDFVVVESPAAPQLLVPVEAWRPPPILTLPRVLDCGNCLVGGVKFVEFRCQNVGLSSGSFYVAPKDQWPNSNLRSVSRTYFSEQPPFAVGPSLLVLQPGEVAAVEVVFFPTAAEKSRRLFTVVCDNCQVKDISIEGEGHIAAPELVRVSGQNEPLQVGEVHDLTAGHFVRFGPCSPHSVQRKTLVVRNNIHLELPFYWQIMKPNLHPVLPGEAPESSHIHFHPAADDVFHISPASGVLGPGQDHEFHLTFSPKELEDYHSVCHLVLIDVPQLLPEPSESSFLQLLQTGYKVRDVVTMEIEVKGSTEPYHILLEPYAVVIPGEISMGAAIRRPFKMWNHSKQFASFQWEKLENSCYTMEVEPSAGRIEENECFDFDLILTGRKPEKVETALICNIQHHHQPVILPVEVSFKGPTVTVSVPSVDFGLVRFGNQARTSLLLTNTTQLESFWTLEEKLHQPQDHRDTQIFVEPQRGALPPLASCDVELVFRPRFCQQLETELELTVEDGTGCHVWVRADVQSPRVCFLNSELVLSELYFGVPAKGSVTLFNQTLLPSRFSWAAELRGKQAPLCAASFEPSSGTLGPNESTEITVNLTAHADSELTEVAALCDVQGMNLPLVLAILASQPKKLCVSYSLPSDGPLRHDHNPSALALDFGDVTLKRAVTKQLLITNQTAIPAPFTIEAEYFTCHVLTPEKRSARHDKPLHSSQAEKAEAKAREEFVRSLLADGKGAAFRVLPESGLLGPFETLTVDVTAYNDMWGEYTDHLVCKVGELEPVGVLMMMTVKGCPLYFQMTGPAADDQFQGPVIHFGARMSGGDAVSRLLRINNPTMFDIRMDWETYNTDQNDRKLVDVLVSYGEHFPLKDADGNELLGGAPGLFGETMRERRRTPPSDGTSATDVAKREFVTEDEREEREESCLCRPPAKKNLISVHIRPHLGDLSDSPYCVTPRQTVIPAKSSGNVRVSFTPLTLSPSDGVSTCAGLALGFMSLDSETAVCIPGKVRRARGLDLEPVRVDLQAAVQPVVLLVQMDEYDGVLEFNASAGDLLRAESDEEPVAREFAVQRSVRLMNATETPLRFRLETQPPFSVLKPQASLVLHPHRAMQVKLAFHCSLRLLDHTDQAEGGVSPGARLIHTESGQEKLRFQQNLLIHYSNSSPQTVPLSAYLDLPALSLSADSLSFGFCYVGQTQTREIDLHSHGAHTYWKALTKADEGDPRVFRVTPDSGLLRPEKPPGVTCSQRLQVSFTPSGDGEFKAVVVFQSPLVKTPLTLQLQGSGSSDGVLLTIKHHREIPLTTEHVATL, encoded by the exons ATGGAGGAACCAGAACCGGACGTGTCCCGTTCAGCGGACAGACACGAACCCACAACAGGAAAATCACAG GACATTTCTCAAATATTAGCTGACACCTTCAAGAACACATACACAAGGGACATCATTGGGAAAGACACCTTGTCCAACCTTGACCAGACAAAGACGGGACAGAGCAGCTACCGCGAGGAACACGCAGAAGAGCTTCGGCGG GCTCGTTCTGACTACCAGCGGCGTGTGGCAGAGGCCGACATGTTGGAGAGTAGCATCACCCAGGCCCTGGCTCAGGCTGCAGCGAAGGAAGGACGAGCCTACAAGGAGCTCACGGAGAACGTGGGAGACTTTTCCGACCACCCGGGCTTGTTTACAG TCAAATCGGCCTTCTGGTGTCCTGATGAAGACCTTCTCCGGAGGAACAACCTGATCTCTCCGAGGGACTACCTGCCCACACAGAAACCACGATCACGCGCACCGGCTGCAG TTAAATCCAGCCTGGTGAAACCCACCTTGGCCTACGTCACGCACACGTCCCGGGACCTCCAGGATGGCGGGCTGGCACCGAACCCAAAGAGGACGATGTTGGAGACGGGCGGATTGGACGTTAGCCTCACGTTCGATTCCAGCTCAGACATCCAGACGACCAGGGGAACCCCCGAAGAG AAGCCGAACCGGATCAAATCCAGGCCAAAGCGGTCGGATCCCTCCCTACGCGGCCCACGCTTCCTCCCCGCGCTTGCACATCAGGGCCCCAAAGCGAGGCCGAAGCGCGAGAGGAAAGCCTCCGAGGACCCAAG AAACAGCCCCGCCGATGAGCGTGCCCCGGTGTTCCAGGCGAAGCCCCAAGTCATTATTTTCTCTGACTACGCCGTGGGACAAGTCTATGAG TCTACGCTGGAGCTGACGAACGTGACGAATGCAAGCTGTCACGTCCGAGTCGTCCCTCCTGCAACGCCGTACTTCTCCATCGGCCTGG GGCGATTTCCTGGCGACGGTGGCGTCGTCGCCCCGGGGCTGAGCTGCAGGTACACGCTGCGTTTCACTCCCGACTCCTTGGGGAACTACGAGGACTTCGTCGTGGTGGAGAGCCCGGCCGCGCCCCAGCTCCTGGTGCCCGTAGAGGCGTGGCGACCCCCTCCGATACTGACCT TACCGAGAGTTCTGGACTGCGGGAACTGTCTGGTCGGAGGAGTGAAGTTTGTCGAGTTTCGGTGCCAAAATGTCGGCCTCAGCTCTGGGAGTTTTTACGTCGCCCCCAAGGACCAGTGGCCAAACTCCAACCTTAGg TCTGTGTCCAGGACATACTTTTCTGAGCAGCCACCCTTTGCAGTGGGTCCCTCCCTGCTGGTGCTGCAGCCAGGAGAGGTCGCTGCTGTGGAG GTGGTTTTCTTTCCAACCGCTGCAGAGAAGAGCCGCCGGCTTTTTACTGTCGTCTGCGACAACTGCCAGGTCAAAGACATTTCCATCGAAG GCGAAGGCCACATTGCTGCTCCGGAGCTCGTGCGCGTCTCGGGGCAGAACGAGCCTCTGCAGGTCGGGGAGGTTCACGACCTCACCGCGGGGCACTTTGTCCGCTTCGGCCCGTGCAGCCCTCACTCTGTGCAGCGGAAAACACTCGTCGTCAGGAACAACAT CCACTTGGAGCTGCCCTTCTACTGGCAAATCATGAAGCCCAATCTGCATCCCGTCCTCCCCGGGGAGGCCCCTGAATCCTCGCACATCCACTTCCACCCGGCGGCAGACGACGTTTTCCACATCAGCCCCGCGTCAGGCGTCCTGGGTCCCGGTCAGGACCATGAATTCCACCTAACCTTCAGTCCAAAAGAG ttggagGATTATCACAGCGTCTGTCACCTGGTGCTGATAGACGTCCCCCAGCTGCTGCCAGAACCCAGCGAGAGCAG TTTCCTTCAGCTTCTACAGACTGGCTACAAGGTGAGAGACGTGGTCACCATGGAGATCGAGGTCAAAGGGTCAACAGAGCCGTACCACATCCTCCTGGAGCCCTACGCTGTGGTGATACCTGGAGAGATTTCGATGGGCGCAGCCATCCGCAGGCCGTTCAAG ATGTGGAACCACAGTAAACAGTTTGCCTCGTTTCAGTGGGAAAAGTTAGAAAACAGCTGCTACACAATGGAAGTGGAGCCATCTGCTGGCCGAATAG AAGAGAACGAGTGCTTTGATTTTGACCTGATTTTGACtggaaggaaaccagaaaaGGTTGAGACCGCCCTGATTTGCAACATCCAGCATCACCACCAACCTGTTATTTTGCCTGTGGAAGTCTCTTTCAAA GGTCCTACAGTGACAGTCAGTGTGCCCAGTGTGGACTTTGGGCTGGTGAGGTTTGGGAATCAGGCTCGGACCAGCCTGCTCCTCACCAATACCACCCAGCTGGAGTCCTTCTGGACGCTGGAGGAGAAGCTCCATCAACCGCAGGATCATCGAGACACACAG ATCTTCGTGGAGCCGCAGAGAGGTGCGCTGCCGCCCCTGGCCTCCTGCGACGTGGAGCTGGTGTTCAGGCCACGTTTCTGCCAGCAGCTCGAAACGGAGCTGGAGCTGACGGTGGAGGATGGGACAGGCTG CCACGTGTGGGTGCGAGCAGATGTGCAGTCTCCTCGAGTGTGCTTCCTAAACTCCGAGCTGGTCCTCTCCGAACTTTACTTCGGCGTTCCCGCGAAAGGCAGCGTAACGCTTTTCAACCAGACTCTGCTGCCGTCACGCTTCAGCTGGGCG GCTGAGCTCCGGGGTAAACAGGCTCCGCTGTGTGCAGCCAGCTTTGAGCCCTCCTCTGGGACCCTGGGACCTAATGAAAGCACAGAGATCACAGTGAACCTCACCGCCCACGCAGAT tcGGAGCTGACCGAGGTGGCTGCTCTCTGTGACGTTCAGGGAATGAACTTGCCTCTCGTTCTGGCCATTTTGGCTTCCCAACCCAAGAAGCTCTGCGTGTCCTACTCGCTGCCCAGCGACGG TCCCCTGCGACATGATCACAACCCTTCAGCTCTGGCGCTCGACTTTGGCGACGTAACTTTAAAGAGAGCCGTGACCAAACAGCTTCTCATAACCAATCAAACGGCTATCCCTGCCCCTTTTACCATCGAGGCGGAATACTTTACCTGCCACGTCTTAACGCCAGAGAAAAG ATCTGCTCGCCACGACAAGCCGCTTCACTCGTCGCAAGCAGAGAAAGCAGAAGCCAAAGCGCGCGAAG AGTTTGTGCGCAGCCTTCTGGCTGATGGAAAAGGTGCCGCGTTTCGCGTCCTGCCGGAGTCGGGGCTCCTGGGACCGTTTGAGACCCTGACTGTGGATGTGACCGCCTACAACGACATGTGGGGGGAATACACAGATCACCTCGTGTGCAAG GTTGGGGAGCTCGAACCAGTTGGTgttttgatgatgatgacagtGAAAGGGTGTCCTCTTTACTTCCAAATGACGGGCCCAGCAGCAGACGACCAGTTCCAGGGACCCGTCATACA TTTTGGCGCTCGCATGTCCGGAGGGGACGCGGTTTCCCGACTCCTCCGCATCAACAACCCGACCATGTTCG ACATTCGCATGGACTGGGAGACCTACAACACAGACCAGAACGACCGTAAGCTGGTGGATGTTCTGGTGTCGTACGGGGAGCACTTCCCACTGAAAGACGCTGATGGCAACGAGCTCCTCGGCGGGGCGCCGGGGCTCTTCGGTGAAACAATGCGGGAGAGACGCCGCACACCGCCATCCGACGGAACAAGTGCGACT GATGTGGCCAAGAGGGAGTTTGTAACCGAGGATGAACgtgaggagagggaggaaagTTGCCTTTGTCGTCCTCCTGCGAAGAAAAACCTCATCTCTGTCCACATCAGACCTCATCTGGGCGACCTGTCAGATTCCCCGTACTGTGTCACGCCCCGGCAAACA GTGATCCCGGCAAAGAGCAGCGGGAATGTCCGCGTGTCTTTCACCCCTCTGACCCTCTCCCCGTCTGACGGCGTGTCTACATGTGCGGGGCTGGCGCTGGGATTCATGAGCCTGGACTCGGAG ACGGCTGTTTGTATCCCAGGTAAAGTCAGAAGGGCACGGGGTTTGGATTTAGAGCCTGTCAGAGTGGATCTACAAGCAGCCGTTCAGCCTGTCGT GCTGTTGGTGCAGATGGATGAGTACGATGGGGTGCTGGAGTTTAACGCCTCCGCCGGTGATTTACTGAGAGCAGAATCGGACGAGGAG CCGGTGGCTCGCGAGTTCGCCGTCCAGCGGAGCGTTCGGTTAATGAACGCCACAGAGACGCCTTTACGCTTCAGACTGGAGACTCAGCCTCCGTTTTCAGTGCTCAAGCCTCAGGCCAGTCTGGTGCTTCATCCTCATCGGGCCATGCAG GTGAAACTGGCTTTCCACTGTTCTCTGCGTCTTCTGGACCACACGGACCAGGCCGAGGGGGGCGTGTCTCCTGGAGCGAGGCTGATCCACACTGAGAGCGGTCAGGAGAAGCTGAGGTTCCAGCAAAACCTCCTGATCCACTACAGCAACAGCAGCCCGCAG acaGTGCCTCTGAGTGCCTACCTGGATCTGCCCGCTCTGAGTCTCTCCGCTGACTCCCTCAGCTTTGGGTTTTGTTACGTCGGGCAAACACAAACCAGGGAAATCGACCTCCACAGCCACGGAGCCCACACCTACTGGAAAGCACTGACGA AGGCAGATGAAGGAGACCCTCGTGTGTTTAGAGTCACGCCAGACTCTGGGCTGCTCAGACCCGAAAAGCCTCCCGGGGTCACCTGTAGCCAGCGTCTGCAGGTCAGCTTCACTCCCAG tgggGACGGAGAGTTCAAGGCCGTGGTGGTTTTCCAGTCTCCTCTGGTGAAGACCCCCCTCACTCTGCAGCTCCAGGGTTCGGGATCCTCCGATGGGGTGTTACTGACCATAAAGCACCACAGGGAGATTCCACTCACCACCGAACATGTTGCCACTTTGTAG
- the dlec1 gene encoding deleted in lung and esophageal cancer protein 1 isoform X2: MEEPEPDVSRSADRHEPTTGKSQDISQILADTFKNTYTRDIIGKDTLSNLDQTKTGQSSYREEHAEELRRARSDYQRRVAEADMLESSITQALAQAAAKEGRAYKELTENVGDFSDHPGLFTVKSAFWCPDEDLLRRNNLISPRDYLPTQKPRSRAPAAVKSSLVKPTLAYVTHTSRDLQDGGLAPNPKRTMLETGGLDVSLTFDSSSDIQTTRGTPEEKPNRIKSRPKRSDPSLRGPRFLPALAHQGPKARPKRERKASEDPRNSPADERAPVFQAKPQVIIFSDYAVGQVYESTLELTNVTNASCHVRVVPPATPYFSIGLGRFPGDGGVVAPGLSCRYTLRFTPDSLGNYEDFVVVESPAAPQLLVPVEAWRPPPILTLPRVLDCGNCLVGGVKFVEFRCQNVGLSSGSFYVAPKDQWPNSNLRSVSRTYFSEQPPFAVGPSLLVLQPGEVAAVEVVFFPTAAEKSRRLFTVVCDNCQVKDISIEGEGHIAAPELVRVSGQNEPLQVGEVHDLTAGHFVRFGPCSPHSVQRKTLVVRNNIHLELPFYWQIMKPNLHPVLPGEAPESSHIHFHPAADDVFHISPASGVLGPGQDHEFHLTFSPKELEDYHSVCHLVLIDVPQLLPEPSESSFLQLLQTGYKVRDVVTMEIEVKGSTEPYHILLEPYAVVIPGEISMGAAIRRPFKMWNHSKQFASFQWEKLENSCYTMEVEPSAGRIENECFDFDLILTGRKPEKVETALICNIQHHHQPVILPVEVSFKGPTVTVSVPSVDFGLVRFGNQARTSLLLTNTTQLESFWTLEEKLHQPQDHRDTQIFVEPQRGALPPLASCDVELVFRPRFCQQLETELELTVEDGTGCHVWVRADVQSPRVCFLNSELVLSELYFGVPAKGSVTLFNQTLLPSRFSWAAELRGKQAPLCAASFEPSSGTLGPNESTEITVNLTAHADSELTEVAALCDVQGMNLPLVLAILASQPKKLCVSYSLPSDGPLRHDHNPSALALDFGDVTLKRAVTKQLLITNQTAIPAPFTIEAEYFTCHVLTPEKRSARHDKPLHSSQAEKAEAKAREEFVRSLLADGKGAAFRVLPESGLLGPFETLTVDVTAYNDMWGEYTDHLVCKVGELEPVGVLMMMTVKGCPLYFQMTGPAADDQFQGPVIHFGARMSGGDAVSRLLRINNPTMFDIRMDWETYNTDQNDRKLVDVLVSYGEHFPLKDADGNELLGGAPGLFGETMRERRRTPPSDGTSATDVAKREFVTEDEREEREESCLCRPPAKKNLISVHIRPHLGDLSDSPYCVTPRQTVIPAKSSGNVRVSFTPLTLSPSDGVSTCAGLALGFMSLDSETAVCIPGKVRRARGLDLEPVRVDLQAAVQPVVLLVQMDEYDGVLEFNASAGDLLRAESDEEPVAREFAVQRSVRLMNATETPLRFRLETQPPFSVLKPQASLVLHPHRAMQVKLAFHCSLRLLDHTDQAEGGVSPGARLIHTESGQEKLRFQQNLLIHYSNSSPQTVPLSAYLDLPALSLSADSLSFGFCYVGQTQTREIDLHSHGAHTYWKALTKADEGDPRVFRVTPDSGLLRPEKPPGVTCSQRLQVSFTPSGDGEFKAVVVFQSPLVKTPLTLQLQGSGSSDGVLLTIKHHREIPLTTEHVATL; encoded by the exons ATGGAGGAACCAGAACCGGACGTGTCCCGTTCAGCGGACAGACACGAACCCACAACAGGAAAATCACAG GACATTTCTCAAATATTAGCTGACACCTTCAAGAACACATACACAAGGGACATCATTGGGAAAGACACCTTGTCCAACCTTGACCAGACAAAGACGGGACAGAGCAGCTACCGCGAGGAACACGCAGAAGAGCTTCGGCGG GCTCGTTCTGACTACCAGCGGCGTGTGGCAGAGGCCGACATGTTGGAGAGTAGCATCACCCAGGCCCTGGCTCAGGCTGCAGCGAAGGAAGGACGAGCCTACAAGGAGCTCACGGAGAACGTGGGAGACTTTTCCGACCACCCGGGCTTGTTTACAG TCAAATCGGCCTTCTGGTGTCCTGATGAAGACCTTCTCCGGAGGAACAACCTGATCTCTCCGAGGGACTACCTGCCCACACAGAAACCACGATCACGCGCACCGGCTGCAG TTAAATCCAGCCTGGTGAAACCCACCTTGGCCTACGTCACGCACACGTCCCGGGACCTCCAGGATGGCGGGCTGGCACCGAACCCAAAGAGGACGATGTTGGAGACGGGCGGATTGGACGTTAGCCTCACGTTCGATTCCAGCTCAGACATCCAGACGACCAGGGGAACCCCCGAAGAG AAGCCGAACCGGATCAAATCCAGGCCAAAGCGGTCGGATCCCTCCCTACGCGGCCCACGCTTCCTCCCCGCGCTTGCACATCAGGGCCCCAAAGCGAGGCCGAAGCGCGAGAGGAAAGCCTCCGAGGACCCAAG AAACAGCCCCGCCGATGAGCGTGCCCCGGTGTTCCAGGCGAAGCCCCAAGTCATTATTTTCTCTGACTACGCCGTGGGACAAGTCTATGAG TCTACGCTGGAGCTGACGAACGTGACGAATGCAAGCTGTCACGTCCGAGTCGTCCCTCCTGCAACGCCGTACTTCTCCATCGGCCTGG GGCGATTTCCTGGCGACGGTGGCGTCGTCGCCCCGGGGCTGAGCTGCAGGTACACGCTGCGTTTCACTCCCGACTCCTTGGGGAACTACGAGGACTTCGTCGTGGTGGAGAGCCCGGCCGCGCCCCAGCTCCTGGTGCCCGTAGAGGCGTGGCGACCCCCTCCGATACTGACCT TACCGAGAGTTCTGGACTGCGGGAACTGTCTGGTCGGAGGAGTGAAGTTTGTCGAGTTTCGGTGCCAAAATGTCGGCCTCAGCTCTGGGAGTTTTTACGTCGCCCCCAAGGACCAGTGGCCAAACTCCAACCTTAGg TCTGTGTCCAGGACATACTTTTCTGAGCAGCCACCCTTTGCAGTGGGTCCCTCCCTGCTGGTGCTGCAGCCAGGAGAGGTCGCTGCTGTGGAG GTGGTTTTCTTTCCAACCGCTGCAGAGAAGAGCCGCCGGCTTTTTACTGTCGTCTGCGACAACTGCCAGGTCAAAGACATTTCCATCGAAG GCGAAGGCCACATTGCTGCTCCGGAGCTCGTGCGCGTCTCGGGGCAGAACGAGCCTCTGCAGGTCGGGGAGGTTCACGACCTCACCGCGGGGCACTTTGTCCGCTTCGGCCCGTGCAGCCCTCACTCTGTGCAGCGGAAAACACTCGTCGTCAGGAACAACAT CCACTTGGAGCTGCCCTTCTACTGGCAAATCATGAAGCCCAATCTGCATCCCGTCCTCCCCGGGGAGGCCCCTGAATCCTCGCACATCCACTTCCACCCGGCGGCAGACGACGTTTTCCACATCAGCCCCGCGTCAGGCGTCCTGGGTCCCGGTCAGGACCATGAATTCCACCTAACCTTCAGTCCAAAAGAG ttggagGATTATCACAGCGTCTGTCACCTGGTGCTGATAGACGTCCCCCAGCTGCTGCCAGAACCCAGCGAGAGCAG TTTCCTTCAGCTTCTACAGACTGGCTACAAGGTGAGAGACGTGGTCACCATGGAGATCGAGGTCAAAGGGTCAACAGAGCCGTACCACATCCTCCTGGAGCCCTACGCTGTGGTGATACCTGGAGAGATTTCGATGGGCGCAGCCATCCGCAGGCCGTTCAAG ATGTGGAACCACAGTAAACAGTTTGCCTCGTTTCAGTGGGAAAAGTTAGAAAACAGCTGCTACACAATGGAAGTGGAGCCATCTGCTGGCCGAATAG AGAACGAGTGCTTTGATTTTGACCTGATTTTGACtggaaggaaaccagaaaaGGTTGAGACCGCCCTGATTTGCAACATCCAGCATCACCACCAACCTGTTATTTTGCCTGTGGAAGTCTCTTTCAAA GGTCCTACAGTGACAGTCAGTGTGCCCAGTGTGGACTTTGGGCTGGTGAGGTTTGGGAATCAGGCTCGGACCAGCCTGCTCCTCACCAATACCACCCAGCTGGAGTCCTTCTGGACGCTGGAGGAGAAGCTCCATCAACCGCAGGATCATCGAGACACACAG ATCTTCGTGGAGCCGCAGAGAGGTGCGCTGCCGCCCCTGGCCTCCTGCGACGTGGAGCTGGTGTTCAGGCCACGTTTCTGCCAGCAGCTCGAAACGGAGCTGGAGCTGACGGTGGAGGATGGGACAGGCTG CCACGTGTGGGTGCGAGCAGATGTGCAGTCTCCTCGAGTGTGCTTCCTAAACTCCGAGCTGGTCCTCTCCGAACTTTACTTCGGCGTTCCCGCGAAAGGCAGCGTAACGCTTTTCAACCAGACTCTGCTGCCGTCACGCTTCAGCTGGGCG GCTGAGCTCCGGGGTAAACAGGCTCCGCTGTGTGCAGCCAGCTTTGAGCCCTCCTCTGGGACCCTGGGACCTAATGAAAGCACAGAGATCACAGTGAACCTCACCGCCCACGCAGAT tcGGAGCTGACCGAGGTGGCTGCTCTCTGTGACGTTCAGGGAATGAACTTGCCTCTCGTTCTGGCCATTTTGGCTTCCCAACCCAAGAAGCTCTGCGTGTCCTACTCGCTGCCCAGCGACGG TCCCCTGCGACATGATCACAACCCTTCAGCTCTGGCGCTCGACTTTGGCGACGTAACTTTAAAGAGAGCCGTGACCAAACAGCTTCTCATAACCAATCAAACGGCTATCCCTGCCCCTTTTACCATCGAGGCGGAATACTTTACCTGCCACGTCTTAACGCCAGAGAAAAG ATCTGCTCGCCACGACAAGCCGCTTCACTCGTCGCAAGCAGAGAAAGCAGAAGCCAAAGCGCGCGAAG AGTTTGTGCGCAGCCTTCTGGCTGATGGAAAAGGTGCCGCGTTTCGCGTCCTGCCGGAGTCGGGGCTCCTGGGACCGTTTGAGACCCTGACTGTGGATGTGACCGCCTACAACGACATGTGGGGGGAATACACAGATCACCTCGTGTGCAAG GTTGGGGAGCTCGAACCAGTTGGTgttttgatgatgatgacagtGAAAGGGTGTCCTCTTTACTTCCAAATGACGGGCCCAGCAGCAGACGACCAGTTCCAGGGACCCGTCATACA TTTTGGCGCTCGCATGTCCGGAGGGGACGCGGTTTCCCGACTCCTCCGCATCAACAACCCGACCATGTTCG ACATTCGCATGGACTGGGAGACCTACAACACAGACCAGAACGACCGTAAGCTGGTGGATGTTCTGGTGTCGTACGGGGAGCACTTCCCACTGAAAGACGCTGATGGCAACGAGCTCCTCGGCGGGGCGCCGGGGCTCTTCGGTGAAACAATGCGGGAGAGACGCCGCACACCGCCATCCGACGGAACAAGTGCGACT GATGTGGCCAAGAGGGAGTTTGTAACCGAGGATGAACgtgaggagagggaggaaagTTGCCTTTGTCGTCCTCCTGCGAAGAAAAACCTCATCTCTGTCCACATCAGACCTCATCTGGGCGACCTGTCAGATTCCCCGTACTGTGTCACGCCCCGGCAAACA GTGATCCCGGCAAAGAGCAGCGGGAATGTCCGCGTGTCTTTCACCCCTCTGACCCTCTCCCCGTCTGACGGCGTGTCTACATGTGCGGGGCTGGCGCTGGGATTCATGAGCCTGGACTCGGAG ACGGCTGTTTGTATCCCAGGTAAAGTCAGAAGGGCACGGGGTTTGGATTTAGAGCCTGTCAGAGTGGATCTACAAGCAGCCGTTCAGCCTGTCGT GCTGTTGGTGCAGATGGATGAGTACGATGGGGTGCTGGAGTTTAACGCCTCCGCCGGTGATTTACTGAGAGCAGAATCGGACGAGGAG CCGGTGGCTCGCGAGTTCGCCGTCCAGCGGAGCGTTCGGTTAATGAACGCCACAGAGACGCCTTTACGCTTCAGACTGGAGACTCAGCCTCCGTTTTCAGTGCTCAAGCCTCAGGCCAGTCTGGTGCTTCATCCTCATCGGGCCATGCAG GTGAAACTGGCTTTCCACTGTTCTCTGCGTCTTCTGGACCACACGGACCAGGCCGAGGGGGGCGTGTCTCCTGGAGCGAGGCTGATCCACACTGAGAGCGGTCAGGAGAAGCTGAGGTTCCAGCAAAACCTCCTGATCCACTACAGCAACAGCAGCCCGCAG acaGTGCCTCTGAGTGCCTACCTGGATCTGCCCGCTCTGAGTCTCTCCGCTGACTCCCTCAGCTTTGGGTTTTGTTACGTCGGGCAAACACAAACCAGGGAAATCGACCTCCACAGCCACGGAGCCCACACCTACTGGAAAGCACTGACGA AGGCAGATGAAGGAGACCCTCGTGTGTTTAGAGTCACGCCAGACTCTGGGCTGCTCAGACCCGAAAAGCCTCCCGGGGTCACCTGTAGCCAGCGTCTGCAGGTCAGCTTCACTCCCAG tgggGACGGAGAGTTCAAGGCCGTGGTGGTTTTCCAGTCTCCTCTGGTGAAGACCCCCCTCACTCTGCAGCTCCAGGGTTCGGGATCCTCCGATGGGGTGTTACTGACCATAAAGCACCACAGGGAGATTCCACTCACCACCGAACATGTTGCCACTTTGTAG